From the Micromonospora echinospora genome, the window GTGAGCAGCGACGCGGCGGCCCGCCCCAGGTCGTACGTGGGCTGCGTGACGGTGCTCAGCGAGGGCCGGACCAGATGGGCCCAGGGGATGTCGTCGAACCCGACCACGCCGCACTGGGTGGGCACGACGACCTCGCTGTCGAGCAGGCACTCCACGGCGCCCACCGTCATCAGGTTGTTGGTCACGAACACCGCGTCCGGTGGCTCGGCCGCGTCGAGCAGGGAGGCCATGGCCCGGTAGCCGCCGTCCTCCCGGAAGTCGGCGTACCGGACCAGGTCCTCCGTCACGGTCCGACCGGCCGCGCGCAGGGCCTGCTGGTATCCGCGTAGCCGCTGCACGGCGGTGGAGATCCGTCGTGGTCCCGTGATGCAGGCGATCCGGCGGTAGCCGCTGTCGACCAGGTGGGCGGTGGCCATCTCCGCCCCGTGGACGTTGTCCACGAGCACGGTGTCCACAGCGACGCCACGGGGCTGCCGGTCGATGGCCACGACCGGCATCCCGGTCTCGGTGAGCCGGTTGATCAGGGACGGCCGTCCCGACGGCGAGATGATCACGCCCGCCATCCGCTCGGCCAGGGCCGCAGTCACGTAGCGGGTCTCCTTGTCGGGATCCTCGTCCCCGTTGCACAGCACCACGGAGAAGCCCGCCTCCTGCGCCACGTCCTCGATGCCGCGCACCAGGGAGGTGAAGAAGGGGTTGCCGATGTCCGAGATGATCACGGCCCAGAGGCTGGTCCGCTGCCGACGCAGGCTGCGGGCCACCGCGTTGGGGCGGTAGTCCAGGTCCAGCATGGCCTGGCGTACCCGTGCCGCCAGGTCCGGGTCGACCGACGAATGCCCGTTCAGCACCCGCGACACCGTCGACGTCGACACCTCGGCCATCCGCGCCACGTCATAGATGGTCGTCATGCGCCGCCCCTGTCGGTGTCCCGCGCTCATCCAGCGTCAACCTCGAAGGTGACCAATGGGGCGCCACGGCCCGTGTGGCTGACACGCGATGATGGTTGGCCTGAGATCCTATACCGACAAGGAATCGATTTCTCTCCGCGCGGGACCTCCCGGACCCGCCGTCGCCGCAGGTGACTCAGGGGCGAGGTGTGTCCGGATCCGACGGTAGGACCGGATGCCGCAACCCCGGATGCCCGGCCGGCAGCGACCGGCGCACCACGAACCAACTCACCGCCAGCACCGTGGCCACCAGCGGCCAGGACAGCGCCACCCGGGCCACCACCAGCGCGACCACCTGCCCGCCGAGGTACAGCGGCACGAAGACCGCCACCCGCAGCGCGTAAGACGCCGCCCAGGCCCAACTGCCCCGACCGTACGCGCGCAGCAGGGCCGGGTCCCGCCGCCAGCGGGTCCGCTGCCCGAGCGCCACGCCGACCACCACACCGAGCAGGGGCCAGCGCACCACGATGCTGACCACCCACACCAGCGCGCTGGACACGTTGGCGAGCACCTGGAGCAGGAAGAAGTCCGTCGCCCGACCGGTCCGCAGGGCGATCAGCGCGGCCACGCAGACCGCCAGCAGTCCGATCAGCACCGAGCGGGGCCGGTCACCCCGGCGCAGTCGCCACCCGGCGACCGCCGTCCCGGTGAGCAGCGCCGCGAGCACGCCGCCCCACAGCGATTCCCCGCCCAGCAGCCATCCCACACCGAACGCGAGCGGGGGCAGGGTGGCGTCCACCGCGCCCCGGCGCCCGCCGAGCAGGTCGGCCAGGGATTCCGGTCCCGGCGGATCGGGTACGGGCGGCCGATCGGTCTGCGGCGTACCGGTCACCGTCACCTCCTGCTCGACACCCGTCCCAACTTAGCGCCGAACCGCCGTCGGCCCGTTGCCCGGGCCGGTCGCACGGGGCGCTACCGTGTGCGGGTGCAAGCGTCAGCGAGGGTCTGGACCGGGGTGTGGCTGGTGCTGCTGGCGGTGGTGCACGTCGTCGCCCTGTTCGCGGTGTGGCGGCTCGCCCTGCACACCGAAACCGGCCAGTGGCTGGACACGGTTGCCCTGACCGGCAACCAGATCGGACAGGACCGCATCGACGAACCGGTCGACCGGGTGCTCAACGCGGTGTCCGTGGTGTCCCTGCTGGCCGCCACCGCGATGATCGGGTTCATCGCCTTGCTGCGCCGCCGGATCGCCCTGGCGGTCACCGCCACCGCGCTCATCGTCGGTGCGAACGTGACCACCCAGTTGCTCAAGTACGGTCTCGCCCGGCCCGACTACGGCATCGACCCGGAACGGGCCGCAGTCGGCAACAGCCTGCCCAGCGGGCACGCCTGCGTGGCGGCCTCGGTGGCGGTCGCGCTGGTCCTCGTGCTGCCCCGCAAGGTCCGGGTGCTCGGGGCGTTCCTCGGCGCCGGGTACGCCGCCGTGAACGGTGTCGCCACCCTCTCGGCCGGCTGGCACCGCCCCAGTGACGCGGTCGCCGCCTTCCTGGTGGTCGGTGCCTGGGCCGCCGTCGGAGGGCTGCTGCTGTTGCTCACCCAGCGGGAACAGGCCCAGGTCGAACCGGCCGACGCGCACCGCGGGGCGGCCCTGGTGCTGGGCGTCGCCGGCCTGGTCGCGATCATCGTCTCGGCGGTCGCCCTGGGCTGGCTGGACGGTCAGCCCACGGAGCCGGTCCGCGAACTGACCCGGCGGCCCCTCTTCGTCGGGTACGCCGGCAGCGCCGCCGGCATCGTCGGGACGATGGGTGTGGTGATGGCCCTGGTGCTCGCCTCGGTGCACCGGCTGGTGCCCCGGGTCAACGGCTGACCACCGCCGGGCGTGCCCGGCGGTGCCGCGTCGCCAGGGTCAGCGGTAGAAGGTGCCGACCGTCGTCCCGCTGGCGATCTCCTGACCGGCGAGCGCCCGGTGCACATCCGGCACGTGCGGGGTCGTCGGCAGCTCCAACGGTCGGTCCAAGGCGTACAGCCGGAAGAAGTAGCGGTGCGCCTCCTCGCCCTGCGGCGGGTGCGGCCCGGACCAGCCCGTCTCACCGAAGTCGTTCGGCCACTCCCGGCCGCCCACCGGGACCGCGCCCTCGTCCGTGCCGCCCGTGGCGGGATCGATCCCGGTCACCAGCCAGTGCAGGAACGGCGTCTTCCCGGCGTCCGGGTCCTCCACCAACAGCACCAGCTCCCGCGCCGAGTCGGGGACCTCGGCCCACTGCAACGGCGGCGACAGGTTCCCCCCGGCCCGGGAGAACCGTCCCGGCAACAGGTCGTGGTCGTTGAACGCCGTGCTGCGCAGCATGATCCCGGCCATCGCGCCTCCACCTCCCCTTTCCCTCGCCTGGCCGCGGGTACCCGCCTGGTCCGGGCCGAAACGGCGTGAGAGGGTACGCAGGTGACCCCGGTGCAGGTGGCGTTCCGCGACGAGTGCACACAACTCGCGACGGTCCTGCGTACCCTCGGCGACGCCGACCTGGACCGGCCCACCGGCTGCCCGCCGTGGACCGTCCGGGAACTCCTCGCGCACGTGCGCACCGGCGTCGGCCGGCTCACCGGCATGCTCGCCGCTCCGGCTCCACCCCGCGCGGAGGTCGACGCCGCCGGCTACTTCGGGGCGGCCAAGTTCACCCCGTCGGTGGACGCCGACCGGGTCGCCGGTGCCCGCCGGGAGGCCGCCGTCCTGCCGGACCGGGACGCCCTGGTCGCCGACTTCGAGCGGGCCTGGCGGGCCACCGACGCCGCCGTCCGCGCGCAGCCCCCCGGACGGCTGGTTCGCACCCGGCACGGCGATGCGATGACCCTGGCGGACTTCCTGGTCACCCGGGTGGTCGAGGTCGGTGTGCACGGACTCGACCTGGCCGCCGCGCTGGGACGTACGCCCTGGTTGACGCCGACGGCGGCGGAGGTCGTCGCCGGGCTGCTCACCGGTGGCCGGGAGGTGCCGTCCGAGCTGGGCTGGGACCGGTCCACCCTGGTCGGCCGGCTCACCGGACGGTCGCCGCTGACCGGGCCGGAGCAGGCCGTCCTGGTGGCGGCCGGCTTCCGGCGGCTCTCCTTCGCCGGCTGACCGGCCCGGTCGGTGCCGGCGAGGGCCGGTCAGAACGGGGGAGCGGCGGGCTCGGGCGGGCGTCGGTAGGCGCGTCGGGCGTCGGCCACCGCCACCGCGAGCAGGATGACCGCCGCGGTCCCGGCGGAGAACAGCAACGGATTGTGCAGGAGGACCCAGCCCGGGGTGAGCAGGGCGGCCATGGCGATCCACCGGGAGCGGGACACCCGCCCGAACACCTCGTACTCGAAGCGGGCCCGGCCGGCGAGGAAGAGCAGCGGTCCGCCGAGGATCATCGCGATCCAGGCCGCCTCCGGGTGCTCCAGGGGGTGTTCGATGGCCAGCTCGTACCCGATCGCGGTGGCCACCACCCCGGTCACCATCGCCAGGTGGGTGTCGGCGGCCGAGCGGGCGATGGCGGCGGGTCGGGTGGCCACGGCCACCGCCTCGGCCAGGATCCGACCGGCCCGGTGGAAGTAGATCCGCCACAGCAGCACCGAGGTCGTCAGCGCGAGAGCGAACGCCGTCGTCCGGGCCGGGGTGAACGACCGGGCGCTGTAGGCCAGACCGCTGAACAGGATCGTCTCCCCGATCGCGATGAGGAAGAACTGCTGGTAGCGCTCGGCCAGGTGCCCACCGGCGGGCCGCCAGCGGTGGATGCGGGAGCGGCCCAGGCCCGGGACCGGCCAGCCGGTCCGGGCGGCGACCAGCTCGAGACCCAGGGCCAGCGTCCACAGCACCACCCGGGTCGTGGTCGGCATGACCGATCCGACCAGCCAGGGCACCGCGGCCACGCAGTGCACCACCAGCATGCGCACCCTGAGCTGACGGAGGTGGTAGCGACCCGACGCGAGGAACAGGATCAGGGGACGGGAGACCTGCGCGACGACGTACGCGACCGCGAACGTCGACCCGTGGTTGGTGAACGCGTGGGGGATCGCCACCCCCATCACCATGGCGCAGACCAGCGACGTGATCACGATCGTCTGCAACCAGAGGTGGTACGGGTCGTACCGGCCGATGGTCCACGTGGTGCCCTGCCAGACGGCCCAGAGGGCGAGCAGGAGCAGCAGGGTCTTGGCGCCGCCGGTCACCGGATGCCAACCCTTGGTGCCGCCGGGTTCCAGCGCGAGGTCCTCGAAGGCGCGGGCCGAGATCCGGGTGAGGGCGAAGACGAACACGAGGTCGAAGAAGAGTTCGAGGAAGGAGGCCCGCTGCACTCCGTCCGCCGCCGGTTCGGGCCGGTC encodes:
- a CDS encoding LacI family DNA-binding transcriptional regulator, which translates into the protein MTTIYDVARMAEVSTSTVSRVLNGHSSVDPDLAARVRQAMLDLDYRPNAVARSLRRQRTSLWAVIISDIGNPFFTSLVRGIEDVAQEAGFSVVLCNGDEDPDKETRYVTAALAERMAGVIISPSGRPSLINRLTETGMPVVAIDRQPRGVAVDTVLVDNVHGAEMATAHLVDSGYRRIACITGPRRISTAVQRLRGYQQALRAAGRTVTEDLVRYADFREDGGYRAMASLLDAAEPPDAVFVTNNLMTVGAVECLLDSEVVVPTQCGVVGFDDIPWAHLVRPSLSTVTQPTYDLGRAAASLLTERITNPAKASSTVTLRTALQVRESSVRAVGPPDAQPADGGPGAAPTRSPGVEDTCPAITARRHRTGAPAPRARRASRP
- a CDS encoding DUF3159 domain-containing protein — its product is MTGTPQTDRPPVPDPPGPESLADLLGGRRGAVDATLPPLAFGVGWLLGGESLWGGVLAALLTGTAVAGWRLRRGDRPRSVLIGLLAVCVAALIALRTGRATDFFLLQVLANVSSALVWVVSIVVRWPLLGVVVGVALGQRTRWRRDPALLRAYGRGSWAWAASYALRVAVFVPLYLGGQVVALVVARVALSWPLVATVLAVSWFVVRRSLPAGHPGLRHPVLPSDPDTPRP
- a CDS encoding phosphatase PAP2 family protein codes for the protein MRVQASARVWTGVWLVLLAVVHVVALFAVWRLALHTETGQWLDTVALTGNQIGQDRIDEPVDRVLNAVSVVSLLAATAMIGFIALLRRRIALAVTATALIVGANVTTQLLKYGLARPDYGIDPERAAVGNSLPSGHACVAASVAVALVLVLPRKVRVLGAFLGAGYAAVNGVATLSAGWHRPSDAVAAFLVVGAWAAVGGLLLLLTQREQAQVEPADAHRGAALVLGVAGLVAIIVSAVALGWLDGQPTEPVRELTRRPLFVGYAGSAAGIVGTMGVVMALVLASVHRLVPRVNG
- a CDS encoding YbhB/YbcL family Raf kinase inhibitor-like protein; the protein is MAGIMLRSTAFNDHDLLPGRFSRAGGNLSPPLQWAEVPDSARELVLLVEDPDAGKTPFLHWLVTGIDPATGGTDEGAVPVGGREWPNDFGETGWSGPHPPQGEEAHRYFFRLYALDRPLELPTTPHVPDVHRALAGQEIASGTTVGTFYR
- a CDS encoding maleylpyruvate isomerase N-terminal domain-containing protein; amino-acid sequence: MTPVQVAFRDECTQLATVLRTLGDADLDRPTGCPPWTVRELLAHVRTGVGRLTGMLAAPAPPRAEVDAAGYFGAAKFTPSVDADRVAGARREAAVLPDRDALVADFERAWRATDAAVRAQPPGRLVRTRHGDAMTLADFLVTRVVEVGVHGLDLAAALGRTPWLTPTAAEVVAGLLTGGREVPSELGWDRSTLVGRLTGRSPLTGPEQAVLVAAGFRRLSFAG
- a CDS encoding low temperature requirement protein A — protein: MTTRPPPADRPEPAADGVQRASFLELFFDLVFVFALTRISARAFEDLALEPGGTKGWHPVTGGAKTLLLLLALWAVWQGTTWTIGRYDPYHLWLQTIVITSLVCAMVMGVAIPHAFTNHGSTFAVAYVVAQVSRPLILFLASGRYHLRQLRVRMLVVHCVAAVPWLVGSVMPTTTRVVLWTLALGLELVAARTGWPVPGLGRSRIHRWRPAGGHLAERYQQFFLIAIGETILFSGLAYSARSFTPARTTAFALALTTSVLLWRIYFHRAGRILAEAVAVATRPAAIARSAADTHLAMVTGVVATAIGYELAIEHPLEHPEAAWIAMILGGPLLFLAGRARFEYEVFGRVSRSRWIAMAALLTPGWVLLHNPLLFSAGTAAVILLAVAVADARRAYRRPPEPAAPPF